The following proteins come from a genomic window of Kitasatospora sp. NBC_01246:
- a CDS encoding protein kinase domain-containing protein yields MIGRALNGRYELVEILGVGGMATVWRGVDHVLGRQVAVKVLNGGLADDPRFAERFSREAQHAAMLVHPRIVMVFDSGVDQGSPYIVMELVHGLSLATLLAQQPGLPVERAVGIAAAVCEALEVAHGAGLVHRDIKPGNIMITNDGGVKVVDFGIARAGSSSNLTQAAMVLGTAAYLSPEQATAAELDGRTDLYAVGCVLTEMLTGAPPFTAETPVAIAFKHVTEQPLPPSARRAGVPPALDAAVLRLLAKDPADRPGTGAAARAELLATIPGLAFSDPTSELLATGAAGQATQLLPPVPFRPAPAATSVMAPVPAMAPVPDGEGPVRESRRKPLLFGALGLVGVAGAAMLAITAFDDPATPTAAPPPKPTRSVSAAATPTPTTAAPTTPTALPTPSATPSAATTPPRGQAPAVQLNALRGAVAQTQMTKERDRQLDLLHTLDGAAARLNQGKEEDAAQELKNAQKTVRDIAKKHAIDGQTAQNWNSRLSTLITSLNASADHDQSD; encoded by the coding sequence GTGATCGGACGGGCGCTTAACGGACGGTACGAACTCGTCGAGATACTCGGCGTCGGCGGGATGGCCACCGTCTGGCGGGGCGTGGACCACGTGCTGGGCCGTCAGGTGGCCGTCAAGGTCCTCAACGGAGGCCTCGCCGACGACCCGCGCTTCGCCGAGCGGTTCAGCCGCGAGGCGCAGCACGCGGCGATGCTGGTGCACCCGCGGATCGTCATGGTCTTCGACTCCGGCGTGGACCAGGGCTCGCCGTACATCGTCATGGAGCTGGTGCACGGCCTCTCGCTGGCCACCCTGCTCGCCCAGCAGCCCGGGCTCCCGGTGGAACGGGCGGTCGGCATCGCGGCGGCGGTCTGCGAGGCGCTGGAGGTCGCGCACGGCGCGGGCCTGGTGCACCGGGACATCAAGCCCGGCAACATCATGATCACCAACGACGGCGGGGTGAAGGTCGTCGACTTCGGCATCGCCCGGGCCGGGTCGTCCAGCAACCTCACCCAGGCGGCGATGGTGCTCGGCACGGCCGCCTACCTGTCGCCCGAGCAGGCCACCGCCGCCGAGCTGGACGGGCGCACCGACCTGTACGCGGTCGGCTGCGTGCTGACCGAGATGCTCACCGGCGCACCGCCGTTCACCGCCGAGACGCCGGTGGCGATCGCGTTCAAGCACGTCACCGAGCAGCCGCTGCCGCCGTCCGCGCGGCGGGCCGGGGTGCCGCCGGCACTGGACGCGGCGGTGCTGCGCCTGCTCGCCAAGGACCCGGCCGACCGGCCCGGCACCGGCGCGGCCGCGCGCGCCGAGCTGCTGGCGACGATTCCGGGGCTGGCCTTCTCGGACCCGACCAGTGAGCTGCTCGCCACCGGTGCGGCCGGTCAGGCCACCCAGTTGCTGCCGCCGGTCCCGTTCCGGCCCGCGCCCGCCGCGACCTCGGTGATGGCGCCCGTGCCGGCGATGGCCCCCGTGCCGGACGGCGAGGGGCCCGTCCGGGAGAGCCGCCGCAAGCCGCTGCTGTTCGGCGCGCTGGGCCTGGTGGGGGTCGCGGGCGCCGCGATGCTCGCGATCACCGCCTTCGACGACCCGGCCACGCCCACCGCCGCGCCGCCGCCCAAGCCGACCCGGTCGGTCTCGGCCGCCGCGACGCCCACGCCGACCACGGCCGCGCCCACCACCCCGACGGCGCTCCCGACCCCGTCGGCCACGCCCAGCGCCGCCACTACCCCGCCGCGCGGCCAGGCCCCGGCCGTCCAGCTCAACGCCCTTCGCGGGGCGGTGGCGCAAACCCAGATGACCAAGGAGCGCGACCGCCAGCTCGACCTGTTGCACACCCTCGACGGCGCCGCCGCGCGCCTCAACCAGGGCAAGGAGGAGGACGCCGCGCAGGAGCTGAAGAATGCCCAGAAAACAGTCCGGGACATCGCCAAGAAGCACGCGATCGACGGGCAGACGGCCCAGAACTGGAACTCCCGCCTCAGCACGTTGATCACCTCCCTCAACGCCTCCGCCGACCACGACCAGAGCGACTGA
- a CDS encoding GNAT family N-acetyltransferase, translating to MILRTATRQDLPAVIALLTDEDGVTDPATVQVDEAYARAFAAVDMDARNELLVLDEGDGTVLGCLQLTYIPGLGRRGEERALIEAVRVRADRRGGGLGRDLLTRAVERARGRGCTLVQLTSHKRRTEAHRFYASLGFARSHDGFKLSL from the coding sequence GTGATCCTCCGAACCGCGACCCGCCAGGACCTGCCCGCCGTCATCGCGCTGCTCACCGACGAGGACGGGGTGACCGACCCCGCCACCGTGCAGGTCGACGAAGCCTACGCCCGCGCGTTCGCCGCGGTGGACATGGACGCCCGCAACGAGTTGCTGGTGCTCGACGAGGGCGACGGGACGGTGCTCGGCTGCCTCCAGCTCACCTACATCCCCGGTCTCGGCCGACGCGGCGAGGAGCGCGCCCTGATCGAGGCCGTCCGGGTGCGCGCGGACCGCCGGGGCGGCGGCCTCGGGCGGGACCTGCTGACCCGGGCCGTCGAGCGGGCGCGCGGGCGCGGCTGCACGCTGGTCCAGCTCACCAGCCACAAGCGCCGCACCGAGGCGCACCGCTTCTACGCCTCACTGGGCTTCGCGCGCAGCCACGACGGGTTCAAGCTGTCCCTCTGA
- a CDS encoding GNAT family N-acetyltransferase — MRIVTLPETAVPDELKLQVAGLQEQAWPGPPAPSTAPVHDPALRPVSMLLLDGGRVVAALDVLSKRLEHAGRTYAACGLSAVVTDRVERGRGYGRRLVAAARALVEEGGADLGLFTCDRVLRHFYEGAGWELLPGAVLVGGTPELPFPSDREGFDKVTMAGFFTERARRHRADFPGSRIALHPGEIDRLW; from the coding sequence ATGCGCATAGTCACGCTTCCGGAGACCGCCGTGCCGGACGAACTCAAGCTCCAGGTGGCCGGGTTGCAGGAGCAGGCCTGGCCAGGGCCGCCGGCGCCGTCCACCGCTCCGGTGCACGACCCGGCGCTGCGCCCGGTGTCGATGCTGCTGCTGGACGGCGGCCGGGTGGTCGCCGCGCTCGACGTGCTCTCCAAGCGGCTGGAGCACGCCGGGCGGACGTACGCGGCGTGCGGGCTGAGCGCCGTGGTCACCGACCGGGTGGAGCGCGGCCGCGGGTACGGGCGCCGGCTGGTCGCGGCCGCCCGCGCCCTCGTCGAGGAGGGCGGCGCGGACCTCGGGCTCTTCACCTGCGACCGGGTGCTCCGGCACTTCTACGAAGGGGCCGGCTGGGAGTTGCTGCCGGGCGCGGTGCTGGTCGGCGGGACGCCCGAACTGCCGTTCCCCAGCGACCGGGAGGGCTTCGACAAGGTGACCATGGCGGGCTTCTTCACGGAGCGCGCCCGCCGGCACCGGGCGGATTTCCCGGGCAGTCGGATCGCCCTCCACCCGGGTGAGATCGACCGGCTCTGGTAG
- a CDS encoding tyrosine-protein phosphatase produces MSRTHALTTTEDRTLDWDGCLNVRDLGGLRTGDGTRTAHRAIVRADNLDRLTAEGWDTLLDHGIRTVVDLRNIEEYRPLLPLPEDVQLVRVPLDELAGPAWWERYGRLDGTPLALRPYLDHCPRAAAELVATVAGARPGGLVVHCGAGRDRTGLAALLLLALAGVEPSEIVADYLLSAANVRPLYGMLGLPDQYRRIDTVLAEAGTTAEAALHATLEGFDPAGYLLAAGVDPADLAAVRSRLLDSRPDHTI; encoded by the coding sequence ATGAGCCGGACGCACGCGCTGACCACCACCGAGGACCGCACGCTCGACTGGGACGGTTGCCTCAACGTCCGCGACCTCGGCGGCCTGCGCACCGGCGACGGCACCCGCACCGCCCACCGCGCGATCGTCCGGGCCGACAACCTCGACCGCCTCACCGCCGAGGGCTGGGACACCCTGCTCGACCACGGCATACGCACCGTCGTCGACCTGCGCAACATCGAGGAGTACCGCCCGCTCCTCCCGCTCCCCGAGGACGTCCAGCTGGTCCGCGTCCCACTGGACGAACTCGCCGGCCCCGCCTGGTGGGAGCGGTACGGACGACTGGACGGCACCCCGCTCGCCCTCCGCCCCTACCTCGACCACTGCCCGCGCGCCGCCGCCGAACTGGTCGCCACCGTGGCGGGCGCCCGGCCCGGCGGGCTGGTCGTGCACTGCGGCGCCGGTCGTGACCGCACCGGCCTCGCCGCCCTGCTGCTGCTCGCCCTCGCGGGCGTCGAGCCGTCCGAGATCGTCGCCGACTACCTGCTCAGCGCGGCCAACGTCCGCCCGCTGTACGGCATGCTCGGCCTGCCGGACCAGTACCGCCGGATCGACACGGTGCTCGCCGAGGCCGGCACCACCGCCGAGGCCGCCCTCCACGCCACCCTGGAGGGCTTCGACCCGGCCGGCTACCTGCTGGCCGCCGGCGTCGACCCGGCGGACCTCGCCGCCGTCCGCTCCCGCCTGCTGGACTCCCGCCCCGACCACACGATCTGA
- a CDS encoding class I SAM-dependent DNA methyltransferase, giving the protein MVRFSDFDTRNYPTVDVRTGYAQWVETYERTVEDAMDLAVLERLATPDWAEVTRAADLGCGTGRTGAWLRGKAADGLVLDGVDLTPEMLAVAKGKAVHDTLTEADVAATGLPGGGYDLVISSLIDEHLADLGPLYREAFRLARPGGRCVLVGLHPYFIMAAGMPTHFTSAAGADVAITTHVHLVSDHLSAGLAAGWRLAEMAEAVVDDAWIALKPKWEKYRSHPVSAAYVWEKSG; this is encoded by the coding sequence ATGGTGCGCTTCTCCGACTTCGACACCCGCAACTACCCGACCGTGGACGTCCGTACGGGCTACGCCCAGTGGGTGGAGACGTACGAGAGAACGGTCGAGGACGCCATGGACCTCGCGGTGCTGGAGCGGCTCGCGACCCCCGACTGGGCGGAGGTGACCCGCGCGGCCGACCTCGGCTGCGGCACCGGGCGCACCGGCGCCTGGCTGCGCGGGAAGGCCGCCGACGGCCTGGTCCTGGACGGCGTGGACCTCACCCCCGAGATGCTGGCGGTCGCCAAGGGCAAGGCCGTCCACGACACCCTGACCGAGGCCGACGTCGCCGCCACCGGACTGCCCGGCGGCGGCTACGACCTGGTGATCTCCTCGCTGATCGACGAGCACCTGGCCGACCTCGGCCCGCTCTACCGGGAGGCCTTCCGGCTGGCCCGCCCGGGCGGGCGCTGCGTCCTGGTCGGCCTGCACCCGTACTTCATCATGGCGGCCGGCATGCCGACCCACTTCACGAGCGCCGCCGGTGCCGACGTCGCCATCACCACCCACGTCCACCTGGTCTCCGACCACCTGAGCGCCGGCCTGGCGGCCGGCTGGCGGCTGGCCGAGATGGCCGAGGCGGTGGTCGACGACGCGTGGATCGCCCTGAAGCCCAAGTGGGAGAAGTACCGCAGCCACCCGGTCTCGGCCGCGTACGTCTGGGAGAAGTCCGGCTGA
- a CDS encoding RNA polymerase sigma factor yields the protein MGPPAVPPAGPGTAVDLSEAVRAAQDGDEEAFRLLFRSVQPGLLRYLRVLVGGRPEDAQDAEDIASEAWLQIARDLRTFSGDGDGFRGWAATIARNRALDHLRARRRRPVADLPFEYLAELAAGDDTAGAALAAVGTADALALISRLPRDQAEAVLLRVVMELDAESAARVLGKKSGSVRMAAHRGLKRLAKLLEQPLAAGVGIPAHRPATGPSGQPARPTAGPAGPAGAGGAGRGVGQSAEDGRKRVPPQGVTERRAATLKDMR from the coding sequence GTGGGGCCGCCCGCGGTCCCGCCCGCCGGGCCGGGCACCGCCGTCGACCTGTCCGAGGCCGTGCGGGCGGCGCAGGACGGGGACGAGGAGGCGTTCCGGCTGCTGTTCCGGAGCGTCCAGCCGGGCCTGCTCCGCTACCTCCGGGTGCTCGTCGGCGGCCGGCCCGAGGACGCGCAGGACGCCGAGGACATCGCCTCCGAGGCCTGGCTGCAGATCGCCCGCGACCTGCGGACCTTCTCCGGCGACGGGGACGGGTTCCGCGGCTGGGCCGCCACCATCGCCCGCAACCGCGCGCTGGACCACCTGCGCGCCCGCCGTCGCCGCCCGGTCGCCGACCTGCCCTTCGAGTACCTGGCCGAGCTGGCCGCCGGGGACGACACAGCGGGGGCGGCGCTGGCCGCCGTCGGCACGGCGGACGCGCTGGCCCTGATCTCCCGGCTGCCGCGTGACCAGGCCGAGGCGGTGCTGCTGCGGGTGGTGATGGAGCTGGACGCGGAGAGCGCCGCCCGGGTGCTCGGCAAGAAGTCCGGCAGCGTCCGGATGGCCGCGCACCGGGGGCTGAAGCGGCTGGCCAAGCTGCTGGAGCAGCCCCTCGCGGCGGGTGTGGGAATTCCGGCGCACCGGCCGGCGACCGGGCCGTCCGGGCAGCCGGCCCGGCCAACGGCAGGGCCTGCCGGACCGGCCGGGGCGGGGGGTGCCGGAAGAGGCGTCGGACAGAGCGCGGAGGACGGCAGGAAAAGAGTTCCTCCGCAGGGTGTGACAGAACGCAGGGCCGCGACGCTGAAGGACATGAGATGA
- a CDS encoding VC0807 family protein — MLPRSRSPRSRATVYAAPALRHAPAETGIETWRARIGEVLPVGEDVWWEVRQGPRRRVALDDSIAAVDHYGLPDLRRRAERDRTGTGETCLWTPPGLKQVNAVLPAASVARIQRAELVDEELVLTGAWTGADTVAWSGADTVARTGADAVARTVLQGVARGFLSVGDERFRTVRCVDTPGRPLWHIARPPAERAGQRRCHGARRDNCHADPATDDTALTQGRLGRLEARRGHRPAGRAPVRGEPTMSQTATTATATATATTAGTAAAKAPNPLAATLRPLALDVVTPLAGYYLLHSAFGMSQFAALAWSGAVPAVRTVVGLVRERKVNLWASMMLGVNVIGLALTTVTGDARLMLAKDGALSGSLALAILVSVFLGRPMMSPMLMPFLTKGDRARSAAWQRLADGRAARSRSFRRYERLFSGIWGTALLTECVARVVGAFTLPVSTMAWLSTAFLIGAIAAGSVLGHRAADPMEKLVRAEAAEPTGL; from the coding sequence GTGCTCCCGCGCTCCCGCTCCCCCCGCTCGCGGGCCACCGTCTACGCCGCCCCTGCCCTCCGGCACGCCCCGGCGGAGACCGGCATCGAGACCTGGCGGGCCCGGATCGGCGAGGTGCTGCCGGTCGGCGAGGACGTCTGGTGGGAGGTGCGGCAGGGACCGCGCCGGCGGGTCGCGCTGGACGACTCGATCGCCGCCGTCGACCACTACGGCCTGCCCGATCTGCGGCGCCGGGCCGAGCGGGACCGCACCGGCACCGGCGAGACCTGTCTCTGGACACCGCCCGGGCTGAAGCAGGTCAACGCCGTCCTGCCGGCCGCCTCGGTGGCGCGGATCCAGCGCGCCGAGCTGGTCGACGAGGAGCTCGTCCTGACCGGCGCGTGGACCGGGGCGGACACCGTCGCGTGGTCCGGGGCGGACACGGTCGCGCGGACCGGGGCGGACGCGGTCGCGCGGACCGTCCTCCAGGGCGTCGCCCGCGGGTTCCTCTCCGTCGGGGACGAGCGCTTCCGCACGGTGCGCTGCGTGGACACCCCCGGCCGACCGCTCTGGCACATCGCCCGCCCACCGGCTGAACGCGCAGGTCAACGGCGCTGTCATGGTGCGCGTCGTGACAACTGTCATGCGGATCCCGCAACGGACGACACTGCTCTGACGCAGGGTCGGCTCGGGAGACTGGAGGCACGACGCGGGCACCGGCCCGCAGGCCGAGCACCAGTCAGGGGAGAGCCCACCATGAGCCAGACCGCCACCACCGCCACCGCCACCGCCACCGCCACCACCGCCGGGACCGCCGCCGCCAAGGCCCCGAACCCGCTGGCCGCCACGCTCCGCCCGCTCGCGCTGGACGTCGTGACCCCGCTGGCCGGCTACTACCTGCTGCACTCCGCGTTCGGGATGAGCCAGTTCGCCGCCCTCGCCTGGAGCGGCGCCGTCCCGGCCGTCCGGACGGTCGTCGGCCTGGTCCGCGAGCGGAAGGTCAACCTGTGGGCCTCGATGATGCTCGGCGTGAACGTGATCGGTCTGGCGCTCACCACCGTGACCGGCGACGCGCGGTTGATGCTCGCCAAGGACGGCGCGCTCAGCGGCTCCCTCGCACTGGCGATCCTGGTCTCCGTCTTCCTCGGCCGGCCGATGATGTCGCCGATGCTGATGCCCTTCCTGACCAAGGGCGACCGGGCCCGCTCCGCCGCCTGGCAGCGGCTGGCCGACGGCCGGGCGGCCCGCTCGCGCTCCTTCCGCCGCTACGAGCGGCTCTTCTCCGGCATCTGGGGCACCGCCCTGCTGACCGAGTGCGTGGCCCGGGTGGTCGGCGCCTTCACCCTGCCGGTCTCGACCATGGCCTGGCTGTCCACCGCCTTCCTGATCGGCGCGATCGCGGCCGGCTCGGTGCTCGGCCACCGTGCCGCAGACCCGATGGAGAAGCTGGTCCGCGCCGAGGCCGCCGAGCCGACCGGCCTCTGA
- a CDS encoding Clp protease N-terminal domain-containing protein yields the protein MENPVVPKTTPMRLDDLIDAIKKVHSDALDQLSDAVIAADALGELADHLIGHFVDQARRSGASWTDIGRSMGVSKQAAQKRFVPKDPGAPSDLDPSQGFSRFTPRARHVVMASQEEARTAGNAEIGTVHLLLGLLVEPEGLAVKALAAQGVTPAAVREASTAALPAAVEEVPGLIPYDTEGKKVLELTFREALKLGHNYVGTEHILLALLEQADGTGPLADLGVDKAEVENFTSEAVTALIAATTGSPE from the coding sequence ATGGAGAATCCCGTTGTTCCCAAGACCACACCGATGCGCCTCGACGACCTGATCGACGCGATCAAGAAGGTCCACTCCGACGCGCTGGACCAGCTCTCCGACGCGGTCATCGCCGCCGACGCCCTCGGCGAGCTGGCCGACCACCTCATCGGCCACTTCGTCGACCAGGCCCGCCGCTCCGGCGCGTCCTGGACCGACATCGGCCGCAGCATGGGCGTCAGCAAGCAGGCCGCCCAGAAGCGGTTCGTCCCCAAGGACCCGGGCGCGCCCTCGGACCTCGACCCGAGCCAGGGCTTCAGCCGCTTCACCCCCCGGGCCCGGCACGTCGTGATGGCCTCCCAGGAGGAGGCCCGGACGGCGGGCAACGCCGAGATCGGCACCGTGCACCTGCTGCTCGGCCTGCTGGTCGAGCCGGAGGGCCTGGCGGTCAAGGCGCTGGCCGCCCAGGGCGTCACCCCGGCAGCCGTCCGGGAGGCCTCCACCGCCGCCCTGCCGGCCGCCGTCGAGGAGGTGCCCGGGCTCATCCCCTACGACACCGAGGGCAAGAAGGTGCTGGAGCTGACGTTCCGGGAGGCGCTCAAGCTGGGCCACAACTACGTCGGCACGGAACACATCCTGCTGGCGCTGCTGGAGCAGGCCGACGGCACCGGACCGCTGGCCGACCTCGGTGTGGACAAGGCCGAGGTCGAGAACTTCACCTCGGAGGCCGTCACGGCCCTCATCGCGGCGACCACCGGCTCGCCGGAGTGA